In Vreelandella piezotolerans, one genomic interval encodes:
- a CDS encoding FadR/GntR family transcriptional regulator: MTQAPVSTSPRRPKLAELISDDIKRWIAAESLGEGDRLPNEKALMELYGSAKGTVREALKILEVEGLITLKTGPKGGAVINQPSMEPASRMLRNFLHFQQLDGKQVYQLRKLLEVELAASVAGKLSEQDFQQLEANMSACACCASHEEDHRHQRFLELEFHQLLARACPNPLLAFMCQFLNDMLRDLVVIKKAYVPERKQFDHANQDYHRQLVDAYRAEDAPRVRQIMAEHMADAEHHMSALETEMAVQMLVSNDSPTHQNHRSKLHDLLTDNTSV; encoded by the coding sequence ATGACTCAAGCCCCTGTTTCGACCTCGCCGCGCAGACCCAAGCTTGCCGAGCTGATTAGCGACGACATCAAGCGCTGGATAGCCGCAGAGTCACTGGGAGAAGGTGACCGGCTGCCCAACGAAAAAGCGCTGATGGAGCTTTACGGTAGCGCCAAGGGCACCGTGCGCGAAGCGCTCAAGATCCTAGAGGTTGAGGGGCTCATCACGTTAAAAACCGGGCCAAAAGGAGGCGCGGTCATCAATCAGCCCAGCATGGAGCCCGCCAGCCGCATGCTGCGTAACTTCCTGCATTTCCAGCAACTGGATGGTAAGCAGGTGTACCAGTTACGCAAACTGCTGGAAGTAGAACTGGCGGCCTCCGTGGCGGGTAAGCTCAGCGAGCAGGACTTCCAACAGCTGGAAGCCAATATGTCGGCCTGCGCCTGCTGTGCGAGTCATGAAGAGGATCACCGACACCAGCGTTTTCTAGAGCTGGAGTTTCACCAGCTGCTGGCCCGTGCCTGCCCGAATCCATTGCTCGCATTCATGTGCCAGTTCTTGAACGACATGCTGCGCGATTTGGTGGTGATCAAAAAAGCCTACGTCCCGGAGCGAAAGCAATTCGACCACGCCAACCAGGATTACCACCGCCAGCTAGTGGATGCCTACCGCGCTGAAGATGCCCCGCGTGTGCGACAGATCATGGCCGAGCACATGGCCGATGCGGAACATCACATGAGTGCGCTGGAAACAGAAATGGCGGTACAGATGCTGGTCAGCAACGACTCACCCACTCATCAGAATCACCGTTCCAAGCTACACGACTTATTAACGGACAACACATCCGTTTAA
- a CDS encoding TetR/AcrR family transcriptional regulator, translating to MARTQDEIRQTNVKKILQAAEQLFAEKGYAGASMGEIAQLADLPKSNVHYYFATKKALYQEVLLALLAVWKQDALCFELYDDPRVVLSTYIRAKMNHSRYRAHGSKIWAAEVMQGAPILKERLRDHLYEWTKLKESKIREWIEAGQINPVEPSYLLYMIWASTQHYADFDYQISLLNDDKPLDDLQFEKAVQSVTSVILRGIGLTA from the coding sequence GTGGCGAGAACTCAGGACGAAATTCGGCAAACGAACGTCAAGAAGATCCTTCAAGCGGCGGAGCAGCTGTTTGCCGAGAAAGGCTATGCCGGAGCCTCCATGGGAGAGATCGCTCAGTTGGCCGACCTGCCAAAGTCCAACGTGCATTACTATTTCGCGACCAAGAAGGCGCTCTATCAAGAGGTGCTGCTGGCGCTGTTAGCGGTGTGGAAGCAGGACGCACTCTGCTTCGAGCTGTACGACGACCCCCGGGTGGTGCTCTCCACCTACATTCGCGCCAAGATGAATCACTCCCGCTACCGCGCCCACGGCTCCAAGATCTGGGCGGCCGAAGTGATGCAGGGCGCGCCGATTCTCAAAGAGCGCCTGCGGGATCACCTCTACGAATGGACCAAACTGAAAGAGTCGAAAATCCGCGAGTGGATCGAGGCCGGTCAAATCAATCCCGTCGAGCCCTCCTACCTGCTTTACATGATCTGGGCCTCCACCCAGCACTACGCCGACTTCGACTATCAAATCTCACTGCTCAACGACGACAAACCGCTGGACGACCTGCAGTTCGAAAAGGCCGTGCAGTCGGTGACCTCGGTGATATTGCGCGGCATTGGGCTGACGGCTTAG
- a CDS encoding Zn-dependent hydrolase, with amino-acid sequence MNTYVTPIKESDLLTDGDRLWASLMEMAKLGATPKGGVNRQALTDLDRQGRDLFIQWCRAEGCTIRIDNVGNIFARREGSDPSAKTVMAGSHLDTQPTGGKYDGCFGVMSGLEVIRTLNQHNITTQSPIEVVAWTNEEGCRFPPCMMGSGVFSGELAFDAMMARTDADGVTVSDALDAIHYRGSDEVSPNEIKAYFEPHIEQGPILEDTDTTIGVVIGGLGQKWFDLTLTGLEAHAGPTPMNLRRDAMMGAAEVTQALNRIAHEHQPHGRGTVGCMTLHPGSRNVIPGQVKMTLDMRHWKPDALIAMSQAVTTVVEDICQRHGLEYELTPTADFAPEHFDQTCVDSVRQAAEKLQLSHMDIISGAGHDAMFVGRVAPAAMIFIPCKDGISHNEIESATPEHVHAGCNVLLHAMLNAAGVKSGE; translated from the coding sequence ATGAATACCTACGTTACCCCCATCAAAGAGTCCGACCTACTTACTGACGGCGACCGCCTTTGGGCGTCGCTCATGGAGATGGCCAAACTAGGGGCCACGCCCAAGGGCGGCGTGAACCGTCAGGCGTTGACCGATCTAGACCGCCAGGGCCGCGACCTTTTCATTCAGTGGTGTCGTGCCGAGGGCTGCACGATTCGCATCGATAATGTCGGCAATATCTTTGCCCGCCGGGAAGGCAGCGACCCCAGTGCCAAAACCGTCATGGCGGGCAGCCACTTGGATACCCAACCCACCGGCGGCAAATACGACGGCTGCTTCGGCGTCATGTCGGGTCTTGAAGTCATTCGTACCCTAAACCAGCACAACATCACCACGCAATCGCCGATCGAAGTGGTCGCGTGGACGAACGAAGAAGGCTGTCGATTTCCCCCCTGTATGATGGGCTCCGGCGTATTCAGCGGCGAGCTGGCGTTCGATGCCATGATGGCGCGCACCGACGCCGATGGCGTTACGGTCAGCGATGCCTTAGACGCGATTCATTATCGCGGTAGTGACGAAGTCTCTCCCAACGAGATCAAAGCCTATTTCGAGCCGCACATTGAGCAAGGCCCCATTCTCGAAGATACCGACACCACCATTGGCGTTGTCATCGGGGGGCTTGGCCAGAAGTGGTTCGACTTGACCCTCACAGGGCTTGAAGCCCATGCAGGCCCCACCCCAATGAATCTTCGTCGGGATGCCATGATGGGGGCCGCAGAAGTCACTCAAGCACTCAACCGGATTGCCCATGAGCACCAACCCCACGGGCGCGGAACGGTAGGCTGTATGACGCTACACCCAGGTTCGCGCAATGTGATTCCCGGCCAAGTCAAAATGACGTTGGATATGCGCCACTGGAAACCCGACGCCCTGATCGCCATGAGCCAAGCGGTGACGACCGTCGTTGAAGACATTTGCCAACGCCACGGGCTGGAATACGAGCTCACACCCACTGCAGATTTTGCGCCTGAGCATTTCGATCAAACGTGCGTGGATAGCGTCCGACAAGCCGCTGAAAAACTTCAGCTGTCACACATGGATATCATCAGCGGAGCCGGGCACGATGCGATGTTCGTTGGCCGCGTAGCACCCGCCGCCATGATCTTCATTCCCTGCAAAGATGGCATCAGCCATAACGAGATCGAAAGCGCTACCCCAGAACATGTACACGCAGGCTGTAACGTTCTACTGCACGCCATGCTCAATGCGGCCGGTGTGAAAAGTGGGGAGTAA
- a CDS encoding sodium:solute symporter family protein → MTGSLIIIAAFMIIPLMVGVLSARQSQETSEDFFVQGRAMGSIAVFFTVAATWWSAFAFLGSNATFYTNGPVFLTALAWNLLFGFMYYWIGKRVWFLGKLFNYLTPSDLIGDFYNSEALRITVAAITLIFTVPYLQIQLTGGAYLIEVASGGLIPFWLAALLFYFIIIIYVWIGGIRAIAWTDVIYGALLFFGMLYAGYYISTQVGGPTALFSQLQQSSPDHLTMPGPNGTMGYPMWFSLFAITAIGAFMGPQIWLRMYSVKHGKLFNLMPFLLGLAAFAYVGSVLSGYSGVLLEPNVENPDQILPIMLMEYAPYLLASLIMAAGASAAMSTANSQIHAVSTVVTMDIYQRYIDRDASQARIVYIGRLSLVGFSLAAYIMALTVPGVLVTIGIAALAGTAQLIIPTIGAITWKTAHPTAALAGLWAGVACVLLMTFGPLSAPFGYHAGIWGLLLNAALFVGLSHVLHRRDTAVVERFTQARHDYDAEYHPERLPAYTPEITHSANQQ, encoded by the coding sequence ATGACCGGAAGCTTAATCATCATTGCAGCGTTTATGATCATTCCCTTGATGGTGGGGGTTTTATCCGCTCGTCAATCACAAGAAACCAGTGAGGATTTTTTCGTTCAGGGCCGTGCCATGGGCAGTATCGCGGTCTTCTTCACCGTCGCAGCCACCTGGTGGAGCGCGTTTGCGTTCCTCGGCTCTAATGCCACCTTTTATACCAACGGGCCGGTATTTCTTACTGCGTTAGCCTGGAACCTTCTGTTTGGCTTCATGTATTACTGGATTGGCAAACGAGTTTGGTTTTTAGGCAAACTATTCAACTACTTAACACCTTCAGACTTGATCGGTGATTTTTATAACAGCGAAGCGCTACGTATCACCGTGGCGGCGATTACGCTGATTTTCACCGTACCTTATTTGCAGATTCAGCTAACCGGAGGCGCCTATTTAATCGAAGTCGCCTCCGGCGGGCTGATTCCTTTCTGGCTAGCGGCCCTGCTTTTCTACTTCATCATCATTATCTACGTGTGGATTGGCGGCATTCGCGCCATTGCCTGGACCGACGTCATTTATGGCGCGCTGTTGTTCTTCGGCATGCTGTATGCCGGTTACTACATTTCCACCCAGGTAGGGGGCCCCACGGCGCTATTTAGTCAGCTGCAGCAAAGCTCTCCTGATCATCTCACCATGCCTGGGCCGAACGGCACGATGGGCTACCCCATGTGGTTCTCGCTGTTTGCCATTACCGCCATCGGTGCCTTTATGGGCCCGCAAATCTGGCTGCGCATGTACTCGGTCAAACACGGCAAACTGTTTAACCTAATGCCGTTTTTATTGGGGTTGGCGGCCTTTGCCTATGTAGGCTCGGTGCTATCTGGCTATTCAGGCGTGCTGCTCGAACCCAACGTAGAAAACCCTGACCAGATACTGCCCATCATGCTGATGGAGTATGCGCCTTACCTGCTCGCCTCGTTGATCATGGCAGCCGGCGCGTCAGCCGCCATGTCTACCGCTAACTCGCAGATCCACGCGGTGTCTACCGTGGTGACGATGGATATCTACCAACGCTATATCGACCGCGATGCCAGCCAAGCGCGCATCGTGTATATCGGTCGTTTATCGCTGGTGGGCTTCTCATTGGCCGCTTATATCATGGCGCTCACCGTACCTGGCGTACTGGTCACGATTGGTATTGCGGCATTGGCGGGCACCGCGCAGTTGATCATTCCCACCATCGGGGCCATCACCTGGAAAACAGCGCACCCCACCGCTGCACTGGCGGGTTTGTGGGCGGGCGTTGCCTGCGTGCTCCTCATGACCTTTGGCCCGCTAAGCGCACCGTTTGGCTACCATGCGGGCATCTGGGGGTTATTGCTGAATGCTGCGCTGTTTGTTGGGCTCAGCCACGTACTGCATCGCCGCGATACAGCGGTCGTGGAACGCTTTACCCAAGCACGCCATGACTATGATGCCGAGTACCACCCAGAGCGCTTGCCCGCCTATACGCCAGAAATCACCCATAGCGCTAACCAACAATAA
- a CDS encoding CoA-acylating methylmalonate-semialdehyde dehydrogenase has protein sequence MSVVSHLINGELVESQRTLEVTNPSTGKVIRHVADASAADVERAIAAAQAAFPAWRDTPPAKRAQVMYRFKQLLEEHAYRLVQLVSEEHGKTVEDAMGELKRGIENVEYACGVPELLKGEYSHNVGPGIDAWSNFQPLGVVAGITPFNFPAMVPLWMYPMAIACGNTFILKPSEKDPSAAMAVAELLQEAGLPIGVMNVVHGGREAVETLLDAKAVKAISFVGSTPVAEAIYSRVSAAGKRVQALGGAKNHAVILPDADLENAANTLMGAAYGSCGERCMAISVAVCVGDETADRLVETMLPKIAQLKVGPGTDKGLDMGPLVTAEHRDKVLGFIEEGVNAGASLVADGRGLTVTGNEEGYFVGGCLFDHVTADMRIYQEEIFGPVLCVVRVGSLDDAMQLINDHEYGNGTCLFTRDGEAARRFTDGIEVGMVGVNVPLPVPVAYHSFGGWKRSLFGDLHAYGPDAVRFYTRRKAVSQRWPSVSEATRAEFSFPATQR, from the coding sequence ATGAGTGTTGTTTCCCACCTGATAAATGGTGAGCTGGTGGAAAGCCAGCGCACGCTGGAGGTCACCAACCCTTCTACCGGAAAAGTGATTCGCCACGTGGCGGATGCCAGCGCAGCGGATGTGGAGCGGGCGATTGCTGCGGCTCAGGCGGCGTTTCCCGCCTGGCGCGATACGCCGCCCGCCAAGCGTGCTCAGGTCATGTACCGCTTCAAGCAGCTGCTGGAAGAGCACGCGTACCGCCTCGTGCAACTGGTCAGCGAAGAGCATGGCAAAACGGTGGAAGACGCCATGGGCGAGCTGAAGCGTGGCATTGAAAACGTCGAATACGCCTGTGGCGTGCCGGAGCTGCTGAAAGGCGAGTACTCCCACAACGTGGGGCCGGGAATCGATGCCTGGTCCAACTTCCAGCCGCTGGGCGTGGTGGCGGGCATTACGCCGTTCAACTTCCCCGCCATGGTGCCGCTGTGGATGTACCCGATGGCGATTGCCTGCGGTAACACCTTCATCCTCAAGCCCTCCGAAAAGGACCCGTCTGCCGCCATGGCCGTGGCCGAGCTGTTGCAGGAGGCCGGGCTGCCCATAGGCGTGATGAACGTGGTGCATGGCGGTCGCGAAGCGGTGGAAACCCTGCTGGATGCCAAAGCCGTGAAAGCCATTTCGTTCGTGGGCTCTACCCCCGTGGCAGAGGCGATCTACTCCCGTGTCTCGGCGGCGGGCAAGCGCGTTCAGGCCTTGGGTGGCGCTAAAAACCACGCGGTGATTTTGCCGGACGCCGATCTGGAAAACGCCGCCAACACGCTGATGGGCGCCGCCTACGGCAGCTGCGGCGAGCGCTGCATGGCGATCTCGGTGGCGGTGTGCGTCGGTGATGAAACCGCCGACCGTCTGGTCGAAACCATGCTGCCCAAGATCGCCCAGTTGAAGGTGGGCCCCGGTACCGATAAAGGCCTGGACATGGGCCCGCTGGTCACCGCCGAACATCGCGATAAAGTGCTTGGGTTTATCGAAGAGGGCGTGAACGCGGGCGCTTCGCTGGTAGCGGATGGTCGTGGCCTGACCGTGACTGGCAATGAGGAGGGCTACTTCGTGGGTGGCTGCCTGTTCGATCACGTCACCGCTGACATGCGTATTTACCAGGAAGAGATTTTCGGGCCGGTACTCTGCGTGGTACGGGTCGGCAGCCTGGACGATGCCATGCAGCTGATCAACGACCACGAATACGGCAACGGCACCTGCCTGTTTACCCGTGATGGCGAAGCCGCCCGCCGGTTCACCGATGGTATCGAAGTGGGCATGGTGGGGGTAAACGTGCCGCTGCCCGTACCGGTGGCCTACCACAGCTTTGGCGGCTGGAAGCGCTCGCTGTTTGGCGACCTTCACGCCTACGGCCCAGACGCGGTGCGTTTCTACACGCGCCGTAAAGCGGTTTCCCAGCGTTGGCCCTCCGTCAGCGAAGCCACCCGGGCGGAGTTCTCGTTTCCCGCCACCCAGCGTTGA
- a CDS encoding amidase, producing MADTFETLTATEALARFSEGSLSPETLVEDCLTRIERDNPKVNAFTCINGEEARRLAAESARRWQAGIPCGPLDGIPVTIKDLTLTKGLPTRLGSTTTAPDGPWEVDAPISRHLRNAGAIVVGKTTSPEFGWKGVTDNPLHGITRNPWDTRLTPGGSSGGAGAAAALNLGLLHQGSDAGGSIRIPASFTGTFGIKPTFGWVPQWPASAMSTLSHLGPMTRTAADAALMLSVMAQPDARDGYAGNPQGPNWLAPPPADLRGYRIAFSANLGYVDVAPDIDRQVENALNHLEALGATVERLDPGFANPLDTFNTLWFAGATQALEKLSEKQQAALDPGFLDIARRGQDISLSQYLAARRARSELTAHMAAFHERFDLLVTPTMPISPFKAGHNVPPGGPYKDWMDWTPFSYPFNLTQQPAASLPCGLDDQGLPVGLHLVAGKYQDMKVLHVARVLEGVLPRLTPPVA from the coding sequence ATGGCGGATACCTTTGAAACTCTGACGGCAACTGAGGCATTGGCACGTTTCAGCGAGGGCTCGCTCTCGCCGGAAACGCTGGTGGAGGACTGCTTAACGCGTATTGAGCGGGATAACCCCAAGGTGAATGCCTTCACCTGTATTAACGGGGAAGAGGCACGCCGTTTAGCGGCAGAATCCGCTCGACGCTGGCAAGCAGGCATCCCCTGCGGCCCGCTAGACGGCATCCCAGTGACGATCAAAGATTTAACCCTAACCAAAGGCCTGCCTACACGACTGGGTTCCACTACCACGGCACCAGATGGCCCCTGGGAAGTAGATGCGCCCATTAGCCGTCACCTGCGCAATGCCGGGGCCATTGTGGTTGGCAAGACCACCTCGCCGGAGTTCGGCTGGAAAGGCGTGACCGACAACCCGCTGCACGGCATTACCCGCAACCCCTGGGACACCCGGCTGACGCCCGGCGGCTCTTCCGGCGGCGCCGGCGCGGCGGCGGCGCTGAATCTGGGGCTTTTGCACCAGGGCAGCGATGCCGGCGGCTCGATTCGCATACCGGCGAGCTTCACCGGTACCTTCGGCATCAAGCCGACGTTCGGCTGGGTGCCCCAATGGCCCGCCAGCGCCATGAGCACGCTTTCCCACCTGGGCCCCATGACCCGCACCGCCGCCGACGCCGCGCTGATGCTCAGCGTGATGGCACAACCGGACGCGCGGGACGGCTACGCGGGCAACCCGCAGGGGCCGAATTGGCTCGCTCCACCCCCGGCGGACCTGCGCGGCTACCGCATCGCCTTCAGCGCGAACCTGGGCTACGTGGACGTCGCGCCGGATATCGACCGCCAGGTCGAAAACGCCTTAAACCACCTGGAAGCGCTGGGCGCCACGGTCGAGCGCCTCGACCCGGGCTTTGCCAACCCGCTCGACACCTTCAACACGCTCTGGTTCGCCGGCGCCACCCAGGCGCTGGAGAAGCTGAGTGAAAAACAACAGGCAGCGCTGGACCCCGGCTTTCTCGACATCGCCCGGCGCGGCCAGGACATTTCGCTCTCGCAGTACCTCGCCGCCCGCCGCGCGCGCAGCGAGCTGACCGCCCACATGGCCGCCTTCCACGAACGTTTCGATCTACTCGTCACCCCCACGATGCCCATTTCGCCTTTTAAAGCGGGCCACAACGTGCCGCCGGGCGGGCCGTATAAAGACTGGATGGACTGGACGCCGTTCAGCTACCCCTTCAACCTCACCCAGCAACCCGCCGCCTCGCTGCCCTGCGGGCTGGATGACCAAGGGCTTCCGGTAGGGCTTCATCTGGTCGCGGGGAAGTATCAGGATATGAAGGTGTTGCATGTGGCGCGGGTGTTGGAGGGGGTGTTGCCGAGGTTAACGCCACCTGTCGCATGA
- a CDS encoding abortive infection family protein has product MRKDIPAPIIAVLSDNLSALETHTSLDNLFLYADAPGEPPEGSKPVKVQTWLRRINKESGEPLKVLGKLIETYMELPKQEEEEVFLWGTNVTNHKKEFKEKLESILAQCNLIYINSGIVSDGNSAPSRSLSDLIKGRDIPSIEAEFTRALANVNSEPRESVSAACNILESIFKVYIADEQLAQPQKQDLQNVWKVVRGDLGFDPKLVQDDDLKRVLSGILSIVDGIGAFRTHASSAHGEGRIMYKLKPRHARLAIHSAHTIAMFVLETWDEKRKSAS; this is encoded by the coding sequence ATGAGAAAAGACATTCCTGCGCCTATAATCGCGGTTTTATCAGACAACTTATCTGCACTCGAGACTCATACAAGTCTCGATAACCTATTCTTATATGCTGATGCTCCAGGGGAGCCGCCTGAAGGTTCTAAGCCTGTTAAAGTTCAAACGTGGCTAAGACGAATTAACAAAGAATCAGGCGAACCATTAAAAGTCCTTGGTAAGTTGATTGAAACGTATATGGAGTTACCAAAGCAAGAAGAGGAAGAGGTCTTCCTGTGGGGAACTAACGTTACAAATCATAAAAAGGAGTTCAAAGAAAAGCTTGAGTCAATTCTTGCGCAGTGCAATCTAATTTATATTAATAGTGGTATTGTATCTGATGGTAATTCAGCTCCAAGTCGCTCCTTGTCTGACTTAATTAAAGGTAGAGACATTCCCTCAATTGAAGCTGAATTTACAAGAGCGCTAGCAAATGTAAACTCTGAACCTAGAGAATCAGTGTCAGCAGCTTGCAACATTTTGGAATCCATATTTAAGGTCTATATTGCTGATGAGCAATTAGCACAACCTCAAAAGCAAGATCTACAAAACGTTTGGAAAGTTGTGCGTGGTGATTTAGGTTTCGATCCTAAACTAGTTCAAGATGATGACTTAAAAAGAGTTTTATCAGGCATTCTGTCAATTGTTGACGGTATTGGAGCGTTTCGCACACATGCCAGTTCAGCGCACGGTGAGGGTCGAATTATGTATAAATTAAAACCTCGTCATGCTCGTTTGGCAATTCACTCTGCGCATACAATAGCGATGTTTGTGCTTGAAACTTGGGACGAAAAACGTAAGTCAGCGAGCTAA
- a CDS encoding nucleotide triphosphate diphosphatase NUDT15, with amino-acid sequence MNDTARPIIGVGAIVIRPDESVLLGYRDKPGETPCWCLPGGHVDAGESFETSAAREVAEETGITELHDLALLAITQNLDSAASMVTGAVIAHVKQEAEALLLEPQVFTEWRWFHPGALPAPLFPASQAVLAHWQGHQPPTGWRTYPIAPVA; translated from the coding sequence ATGAACGATACCGCACGACCTATCATCGGCGTGGGGGCGATAGTCATCCGCCCGGATGAAAGCGTGCTGCTTGGGTATCGCGATAAACCGGGGGAAACGCCGTGCTGGTGTTTGCCCGGCGGCCATGTCGATGCGGGAGAGTCCTTCGAGACGTCGGCTGCTCGCGAAGTCGCGGAAGAAACGGGCATTACCGAGCTGCACGATTTGGCCTTGCTGGCGATCACTCAGAACCTCGACAGCGCCGCCTCCATGGTGACGGGAGCCGTCATCGCCCACGTGAAACAAGAGGCCGAGGCCTTGTTGCTAGAGCCTCAGGTGTTCACGGAGTGGCGCTGGTTCCACCCCGGCGCGCTGCCCGCGCCGCTATTCCCGGCCAGCCAAGCGGTGCTGGCCCACTGGCAGGGTCATCAGCCGCCTACCGGTTGGCGCACCTATCCTATCGCGCCAGTCGCATGA
- a CDS encoding aspartate aminotransferase family protein codes for MFGLKSKTTAQSAEKTAEQPGSGTALNQHFWMPFSANRDFRANPRMIAGAEGRYYIDDQGRKLFDSLSGLWTCGAGHNREEIQKAVAAQLGTLDFAPGFQIAHPLAFKLAEKVASLTPAGLDHVFFTNSGSEAADTSVKMAKAYWRLKGKPEKTRMIGRAKGYHGVNIGGTSLGGIGGNRKHYGQLMDVTHLPHTLQAGHAYTRGQAETGAELADALLDQIALHDASTIAAVIVEPMSGSAGVIVPPKGYLNRLREICTAHDILLIFDEVITAFGRSGATTGAEAFGVTPDIMNVAKQITNGAVPMGAVIASGEIFDTFMHAGGAQHAIEFPHGYTYSAHPVACAAGLAALEMMERENFPAQVNAIAPVFEQKLHALKGHNHIVDIRNYGLAGALQLAPRNGDPTIRPRDAHMALWEAGFYVRYGGDTLQFGPPFGTTEAELERLFDAVATTLDSLA; via the coding sequence ATGTTTGGTTTAAAAAGTAAAACAACCGCCCAGTCAGCGGAAAAGACGGCTGAGCAGCCTGGATCAGGCACCGCCCTCAACCAGCACTTCTGGATGCCGTTTAGCGCGAACCGCGATTTCCGCGCCAACCCGCGCATGATTGCGGGGGCGGAAGGGCGTTACTACATCGATGACCAGGGGCGCAAGCTGTTCGATTCGCTCTCTGGCCTATGGACCTGCGGGGCAGGCCATAACCGTGAAGAGATTCAGAAAGCCGTGGCCGCGCAGCTAGGTACGCTGGATTTTGCACCCGGCTTCCAGATTGCCCACCCGTTGGCGTTCAAGCTGGCGGAAAAGGTCGCCAGCTTGACGCCTGCTGGGTTGGATCACGTGTTCTTCACCAACTCCGGTTCAGAAGCCGCTGACACCTCGGTCAAGATGGCCAAGGCCTACTGGCGCTTGAAAGGTAAGCCGGAAAAAACCCGCATGATCGGCCGCGCCAAGGGCTACCACGGGGTGAACATCGGCGGCACCAGCCTGGGTGGTATTGGCGGCAACCGTAAACACTACGGCCAGTTGATGGACGTGACGCATCTGCCCCACACCCTGCAGGCGGGCCATGCCTACACCCGTGGCCAAGCGGAAACCGGCGCTGAGCTGGCCGATGCGCTGCTGGATCAAATCGCCTTGCACGATGCGTCGACCATTGCCGCCGTAATCGTGGAGCCCATGTCGGGCTCGGCGGGGGTGATCGTGCCGCCCAAGGGCTACTTGAACCGGCTGCGGGAAATCTGCACCGCCCACGATATTCTGCTGATTTTCGATGAAGTCATTACCGCCTTTGGCCGCAGCGGCGCCACCACCGGTGCCGAAGCGTTTGGCGTCACGCCGGACATCATGAACGTGGCCAAACAGATCACCAACGGTGCGGTGCCGATGGGGGCGGTGATCGCCTCAGGCGAGATTTTCGATACATTCATGCACGCAGGCGGTGCCCAGCACGCCATTGAATTCCCCCACGGCTACACCTACAGCGCCCACCCCGTGGCCTGCGCGGCGGGGCTGGCGGCGCTGGAGATGATGGAGCGTGAAAACTTCCCCGCCCAGGTGAATGCCATCGCTCCCGTGTTCGAGCAGAAGCTGCACGCCCTGAAAGGCCACAATCATATTGTCGATATTCGCAACTACGGCTTGGCCGGTGCCCTGCAGCTAGCGCCGCGCAACGGCGACCCCACCATTCGCCCCCGCGATGCGCATATGGCGCTGTGGGAAGCGGGCTTCTACGTGCGCTACGGCGGCGACACCCTGCAGTTCGGACCTCCCTTCGGCACCACGGAAGCCGAGCTCGAGCGTTTGTTCGATGCCGTCGCGACAACCCTGGATTCACTGGCGTAA
- a CDS encoding Hsp20/alpha crystallin family protein, with protein MFDDLKRFETGSSEQYDWLDQLLDGFFPDRNTMDIRAVPRGSFPMINIARSDEAVRVYVFAAGLAPSDLIIDVQDNVLTLRGQRDAVSGQHEEGESRQVLRRERASGEFVRSIALPEGIDVERSEARHVHGVFEIVLPKREELKPRRIDVQAA; from the coding sequence ATGTTCGATGATCTCAAGCGTTTTGAAACGGGCTCGTCTGAGCAGTATGACTGGCTCGACCAGTTGCTGGATGGCTTCTTTCCTGATCGCAATACCATGGATATTCGCGCGGTGCCGCGGGGTAGCTTTCCCATGATCAATATCGCCCGCAGCGACGAGGCCGTTAGGGTCTACGTGTTTGCCGCAGGGTTGGCCCCCTCGGATCTAATCATCGATGTTCAGGACAATGTGCTGACACTGCGTGGTCAACGAGACGCCGTGTCGGGCCAACATGAGGAGGGTGAGTCGCGTCAGGTTCTGCGCCGTGAGCGCGCCAGTGGGGAGTTCGTTAGATCGATCGCCTTACCCGAGGGAATCGACGTCGAGCGGTCAGAGGCGCGTCATGTCCATGGGGTATTCGAGATCGTGCTACCCAAGCGCGAAGAGCTAAAGCCACGGCGTATTGATGTTCAAGCGGCGTAA